The sequence CCCCTCTTGAAGTCGCGGCTGGGGTCGTTCCTCGCCGTGGTGCCCCTGAGCATCTGGGTCATCAACCATCTGTGGGACAACCTGTCCGCCTTCTACGGCGCGACGGCCTGGGAAAAGTCGGTGACGGAGTACTCGAACCCGTTCGCCCAGGCGTTCACGTTCATCATCGTCATGCTGCCGCTGCTCATCCACGCCGCGTGGGGCGTGGTGCGCATGTTCAGCTTCAAGCCGAACCTGGGCGCGTACACCAACTACGGCAACGTCAAGTACATCGTCCAGCGCGTGGCCGCCGTGGGCGTGCTCGCGTTCCTGGGCGCGCACATCTGGCTGGCGTTCCTGCACCCGCGCCTGGTGGAGGGCCACGCGGAGCCCTTCGCGGACATCGCGCGGGAGATGCACTACCACGGCCCCACGCTGATGGTTTACCTGCTGGGCACGCTGGGCACCGCGTACCACCTGGCCAACGGCCTGCAGACCTTCGCCATGGGCTGGGGCATCCTCGCCAGCGACCGCTCCATGCGCCGCTTCGAGCCCATCACCATCCTCATCTTCCTCGTCCTGCTGGCCATGTCCTGGGGCACCATCTACGCCCTCTATACGGCGGGCGCGGCGTACGGCCCGGCGGGCCTGGACGTCGGCTGAAGCAGGCCTTGAAGGCGGAGCGCTCCACGCGGGAGCGCTCCCTGAAAACACGACCGGCCGCCCCTGACGTCCAGGAGCGGCCGGTTCGCTTTTCAAGGGGTGCGGCCCCAGGCGTCAGAACGGGATGTCTTCGTCCGCCGCGCCGCCGTGGTTGCCGCCCATGCCGCCACCGTCGTCCATGCCCATGGGAGGCGGCTGGCCGTAGTCGTCACGCCCCTGGGAGTAGCCGCCGTTGCCCTGCTGCTGCCGGCGTCCACCGCCATTGCTGGCGCCGCCGCTGTAGCCCTCACCGGCGTCACGGCCGCCGAGGAAGGTGACGGAGGTGGCGACGACCTCGGTGGTGTAGTTCTTCTTGTTCTCCTTATCCATCCACTCGCGCGTCTGCAGACGGCCTTCGACGAAGCACTGCCGTCCCTTCTTGAGGTACTCGCCGCACAGCTCCGCGAGCTTTCCCCAGACGACGATGCGGTGCCACTCGGTGCGCTCCTGCTTCTGGCCGTTCTTGTCGTTCCAGCTCTCGCTCGTCGCGATGCGGAAGTTCGCCACGGCCTGACCGCCCGGGGTGAAGCGCACCTCGGGGTCCGCCCCGAGATTGCCGATGAGAATGACCTTGTTCACGCCTCCAGCCATGTTTCCTCCCGATACCTGACCCCTCTAGGGCCAGGAACAAACCTCCGGGGCCACACGCCCCGACAGGTCCTTCAGCCCATAGCATCCACCACTGACATTCCCCCGGCCACAAAACGGCCAGGGCCGGTGCGCACGGACGCCTGCCTGCTCCCCGGCCAGGAAGCGCCAGGGATTCCGGGGGTTTGGGAGAGATGGGAGGGACCGGGAAGGAAAGTCCGCCCGGACGGCCGGCGTCCGGGCGGAGGGCGCTCACTGGAGCGGACTACCCACCCGGGCGGAGGACCCCGGAGGCAGGGACCACGTTGGGCGTGGCGGACGCGGGGGCGACCACCTGGACGGGCTGGGCGCGCTGGGAGGTCCGGGCCTCGGCCGTCTTGGTGGTGAGGGTGGAGTCCAGCCCCTTGGCGAAGGCGACGAGCTGCGGGTCGGTCCCGCCGGAGCCCAGCTTGCGCAGGGACTTCCAGAACGGGTGCGTGGTGTCACCGGTCTTCACCAGGCCCTGGGCCAGCAGCGGCACGGTCGCGTCGCGCTCGGCGGGGCTCGCGGCGCGCAGGGTGGTGACCAGCTCTTCCGGGGCGGTGCGGGCCACTTCGCCCAGGCCGTCCACCAGCTCCTCCTGCGCCTGCGCGTCCTGGGCGACGCCGGCCGCGCGACACAGCTCCAGCACGCGGGCCATGGCCTCCGTGTTTCCGCCGGAAGCGAGCTCCACCATGCTGCTCACGCCGGGCACGCCCACGGACAGGGCGCGGGCCACCTGGCGCAGGCGGCCGTAGACGTCATCCGTGGCGGAGTAGCTGTCCAGCAGCGTGCGGGTGCCCAGGTAGTCGTGCGGGTTGGACTGGTAGAGGCTCTCCGCCAGCACGGCGCGCACCGCGGGGTCGCGCTCGCTGCGCCACGCGGTGCGCAGGAAGCCGATGTTGCGTTGGTCGCGCTGCTTGCCCAGCTCCAGGTACGTCTTCACGCGGTTGGCGATGTCCGGCAGGCCGGACTGGGGCTTCTGGCCCTCATTGAGGGAGGCCAGCGCGTTGCCCGGCCCCAGCGTGGAGCCGGTGGCGGCGACAGCGGCGCCCAGCGCGTCCATGCCCGCGACGACGGGACCGGCGCGGCCCGCGTAGTCGTTGACCATGATGGAGAAGGAGAACTTCTCTCCGCCCGCGGACTGCACGTAGCCGCTGAGCGCGGAGACGCCCTCCAGGGTGCCCGTCTTGGCGCGCAGCCGGCCCACGGCATCCGTGCCGTCGAAGCGGTACTTGAGCGTGCCGTCCTTGCCGGCGATGCCCAGCGAGGACAGGTACTCCGGGGCCAGCGGGAAGCGCTCGTACATGTGGCGCAAGAGGCGGTCCACCTGCGCGGTGGAGAAGCGGTTGGCGTCGTTGAGACCGCTGCCGTTCTTCATCACGTAGGTGCCGCGCGGGATGCCCACGTCGCGGTCCAGGAACTCCTCCACCACGTCGATGCCCTTGGCGAACGAGCCCGGGGCGCCGCGCAGCTCCGCGCCCATCGTCTTGAGCAGCGTCTCCGCGACGAAGTTGCTGGAGAGCTTGTTGAGGCGCTTGAGGACGATGTCGAACGTGTCGGACTGGGACACGTGCACGACCTTGGCGCGCGACGGCGTCAGGCCCTGCTTCACCT comes from Corallococcus macrosporus and encodes:
- a CDS encoding succinate dehydrogenase — translated: MSTQATAEAITDRTPLLKSRLGSFLAVVPLSIWVINHLWDNLSAFYGATAWEKSVTEYSNPFAQAFTFIIVMLPLLIHAAWGVVRMFSFKPNLGAYTNYGNVKYIVQRVAAVGVLAFLGAHIWLAFLHPRLVEGHAEPFADIAREMHYHGPTLMVYLLGTLGTAYHLANGLQTFAMGWGILASDRSMRRFEPITILIFLVLLAMSWGTIYALYTAGAAYGPAGLDVG
- a CDS encoding single-stranded DNA-binding protein, with the protein product MAGGVNKVILIGNLGADPEVRFTPGGQAVANFRIATSESWNDKNGQKQERTEWHRIVVWGKLAELCGEYLKKGRQCFVEGRLQTREWMDKENKKNYTTEVVATSVTFLGGRDAGEGYSGGASNGGGRRQQQGNGGYSQGRDDYGQPPPMGMDDGGGMGGNHGGAADEDIPF
- the dacB gene encoding D-alanyl-D-alanine carboxypeptidase/D-alanyl-D-alanine endopeptidase; this encodes MQVFRTRPFWAATAIALWLPSATLAASPSADKKAEREALKNALVQVMQRTALKSSRVGVHMQSLDDGSVVFSHNADELLNPASNVKLITSSAALVALGPEFRYETEFLVEPELPADGKVKTLYVRGKGDPTITTERLYGITSELLHAGLKEVQDIVVDDSWFDPERTPPGYDQEDSDRAYMAPTGAVSLNWNAVAVYVRSAPGGKAVVDMEPPSDFFVVDSSVTSGPGRARRVSVKSDAFGEKQKIIVKGQVPDERGAVSVWKKIDSPPMYFGGSLKQLLTTRGVKVKGKVKQGLTPSRAKVVHVSQSDTFDIVLKRLNKLSSNFVAETLLKTMGAELRGAPGSFAKGIDVVEEFLDRDVGIPRGTYVMKNGSGLNDANRFSTAQVDRLLRHMYERFPLAPEYLSSLGIAGKDGTLKYRFDGTDAVGRLRAKTGTLEGVSALSGYVQSAGGEKFSFSIMVNDYAGRAGPVVAGMDALGAAVAATGSTLGPGNALASLNEGQKPQSGLPDIANRVKTYLELGKQRDQRNIGFLRTAWRSERDPAVRAVLAESLYQSNPHDYLGTRTLLDSYSATDDVYGRLRQVARALSVGVPGVSSMVELASGGNTEAMARVLELCRAAGVAQDAQAQEELVDGLGEVARTAPEELVTTLRAASPAERDATVPLLAQGLVKTGDTTHPFWKSLRKLGSGGTDPQLVAFAKGLDSTLTTKTAEARTSQRAQPVQVVAPASATPNVVPASGVLRPGG